One window of the Thermococcus sp. P6 genome contains the following:
- a CDS encoding ribonuclease P protein component 2, with protein sequence MGEKPKYLPPTLRDKHRYIAFQVIGERPFSGDEIKKAIWDASLLALGFLGSARAKPWFIKFDKKSQTGIVRVDRRHVEELRFALTMVTEINGSRAIFRTLGVSGTIKRLKKKFLSEYGWD encoded by the coding sequence ATGGGAGAGAAGCCGAAGTACCTGCCGCCCACCCTGAGGGATAAGCACCGGTACATAGCCTTTCAGGTGATCGGGGAGAGGCCCTTCAGCGGGGATGAGATAAAAAAGGCAATATGGGACGCGAGCCTGCTGGCCCTCGGTTTTCTCGGCTCCGCAAGGGCCAAACCGTGGTTCATAAAGTTCGATAAAAAGAGCCAGACGGGTATCGTCAGGGTCGATAGAAGGCACGTTGAAGAGCTCCGCTTTGCCCTTACCATGGTTACGGAGATAAATGGCTCGCGGGCCATCTTCAGAACCCTTGGAGTTTCCGGAACGATAAAAAGGTTGAAAAAGAAGTTCCTGTCCGAATACGGCTGGGATTAA
- a CDS encoding radical SAM protein: MVSETPYVSYVVGELPEGCRLCVRGEKLVLFTTGVCPRNCFYCPLSEKRRGDVVYANERPVKNPQDAIVEARLQNARGAGVTGGDPLARLERTVEYIRILKEAFGEGFHVHLYTTGALATIRNLERLYDAGLDEIRFHPDLFNPGSKLFELEIRNIRNAFEFDWDVGGEIPAVPGQLERMKWYAGFLDGLGAKFLNVNELEFSETNLRAILNWGYSPVSDESAAIRGSLEEGLRLLEWGEVNTSLSYHLCTAKLKDAVQLRNRLRRMARNVARPYMEVTEDGTLRFGIAEYEDLDGLYTLLVEEAGVPAEWLHVNREKGRIEMPEEVAVELAEAIEGDVRFFIIEEYPTWDRMEVERTPLP, translated from the coding sequence ATGGTAAGCGAGACGCCTTACGTTTCCTACGTCGTTGGAGAGCTCCCCGAGGGCTGCAGGCTGTGCGTTAGGGGAGAGAAGCTCGTCCTCTTCACGACTGGAGTCTGTCCGAGGAACTGCTTCTACTGCCCTCTGAGCGAGAAGAGGCGGGGAGATGTCGTGTATGCCAACGAGAGGCCCGTGAAAAATCCTCAGGATGCCATAGTCGAAGCGAGACTCCAGAACGCCAGGGGAGCCGGCGTTACGGGTGGCGATCCTCTGGCGAGACTCGAGAGAACCGTTGAGTACATCCGCATCCTGAAGGAGGCCTTTGGAGAGGGCTTTCACGTCCACCTCTACACAACGGGAGCCCTTGCAACGATCCGGAACCTCGAAAGACTCTACGATGCCGGGCTGGACGAGATACGCTTTCATCCCGATCTCTTCAACCCCGGCTCGAAACTGTTCGAGCTGGAGATAAGGAACATCCGGAATGCCTTCGAGTTCGACTGGGACGTCGGCGGGGAGATTCCGGCCGTACCGGGTCAGCTCGAGAGGATGAAGTGGTACGCCGGGTTCCTCGACGGCCTCGGGGCGAAGTTCCTGAACGTGAACGAGCTCGAGTTCAGCGAAACGAACCTCAGGGCCATCCTCAATTGGGGATACTCCCCGGTGAGCGACGAGAGTGCCGCCATAAGGGGCTCCCTTGAAGAGGGTCTGAGGCTCCTCGAGTGGGGCGAGGTTAACACCTCCCTGAGCTACCACCTCTGCACGGCGAAGCTTAAAGATGCTGTCCAGCTCAGGAACAGGCTCAGGAGAATGGCCAGAAACGTGGCCAGACCTTACATGGAGGTAACCGAAGACGGAACGCTCCGCTTTGGAATAGCCGAATACGAGGATCTGGACGGTCTTTACACCCTGCTCGTTGAGGAAGCTGGGGTTCCGGCCGAGTGGCTCCACGTTAACCGGGAGAAGGGCAGGATAGAGATGCCCGAGGAGGTTGCCGTGGAGCTCGCGGAGGCCATCGAGGGTGACGTAAGGTTCTTCATAATCGAGGAGTACCCAACGTGGGACAGAATGGAGGTGGAGAGAACTCCCCTTCCATGA